The nucleotide sequence GACATATTCGAAAGATTTCGCTATGAAATATACTCACATACTAAAATTGGCTACGTTAATACTTCTACCATTGTTTTCTTGTCAACAAGAACAAAACAAAGAAGTAGAGAAAAAGATCATCATTAGAAAAGAATTTAAACAATCTAAAGATGATGGGTTGTACAAACAATTTGGCAACGATGTAGTGGAAGTAAAAGTAAAAGACTTCATTACAAAAGGAGAAAATGTGAGTATTACTGCAGAAGTTAAAAATGCGGAAGGCACCTCATTAAGAACTATCGAATTACCAAAAGAAAAGTTACTTGCTATATTAAACGCTCAGAATGAAATTGATATTGAGAGTGTGGCCAATAGTGAGCAGTTCTTATGGAAAACTCAAGAAGGCACAGAAGAAGAACTTGAACATGGTGTTTTTCTATCTGAAGAATATGAAGAGGAAATGTCTGCTATCATTAAGAAAGAATATGGACAAGGTATCAAATCCATTAATTCAATAAATGTAGACATTGAAAACAACGAAGCAACAATCAATGCCGAAGTCCTTCTATCTGATGGGCAAGTCGTTCAGAAAACTATCAAAAAGAAAACTGAAGAGATGACGGGCGGCGAGGATGAAGTTGTAAAAGTCAAAATGATTCAAATTGAAGGAAAATAAAAAAAGGGAAGCATTTCAAACTGCTTCCCTTTTTATTTATCAATTACTAAAGGCTTAAATTTTATTTACCACCTCTGTACATTTCATATTTAGCAAATCGACATTCAATTGCACCATTGTATAGTTCAATCTTCTGACTTGGTCTTAACCCCACAAATTTTATTGCTTTCATGTTGCCACTGAAGATCCAAGCATCATACCCTGTGAAATCTTGCTTTAGCTTGTCTCCCATCTTTTTGTAAAGTTCTTCAATATCACTACCAATACGTTCACCATATGGAGGGTTACAAACGATTACACCATTGTCTCCAATAGCTTTTCTCTCAAAGAAGCTTTGCTTAGAAATCCTTAGGTCTTCATCTAATCCAGATCGTCCCGCATTGGCCATCGCTACTTCAATTGCTCCTCTATCAATATCAGAACCTACAATTGGTACCTCAATTTCTTTTCTTGCTCGCTTTCCTTCTCTAAACACCTGATTCCATAATCTACGGTCATATTTTGGCCATTTCATGAAAGCAAACTTTCTCTTTAGACCAGGAGGTGTATTCGAGGCAATCATAGCTGCTTCAATCAAAATTGTACCAGAACCACACATTGGATCCAAGAAAGGTCTATCACCTTTCCATCCTGATAAAATCAGAAGCCCTGCTGCAAGCACTTCATTTAAAGGTGCTGCTTTTTGTTCAGTTCTATATCCTCTTCTATTCAATGCTTCTCCAGAACTATCCAATGATAGAATACAATCATTTTTAGTTACATGAATATGCACCTGTATATCTGGATTTTTTACATCTACGTTAGGTCTTCTCCTAAACACATCCATAAAATGGTCTGCAATAGCATCCTTTACTTTTAAAGCAACAAATTTTGAATGTCTAAATGTTTCTGACCAAACGGTAGAGTCTACAGCGAATGTACCGTCTTTATCAATATATTTCGCCCAATTGACTTTCTTTACTTTCTCATAAAGGTCTTGTTCGTTTCTTGCTTTAAATTCTTTAATCGGCATTAGAATTTTTAAAGCAGTACGACAATGTAAATTAGCCTTATAAAGAACTTCCAAATCACCTTTAAAGGTAACTGCTCTTCTGCCTTTTTTTACATCTTTTGCACCAATATTGATCAATTCATTATACAAGACCTCTTCTAAACCAAAAAAGGTTTTAGCGGTCATTGAGAAAACTCGTTCAGTCAATTTTTTAAAATTTATATTGAAATATTGAGGGCAAAGGTAGTTGTTTTTAAAAGAAACTCCTTCAAGAAGTCATTAAAGAATTTAAACTTACTAGATGTTTTATCAAGTGATATGTATAGAAATCAAAATCACTCAATGCTATCATTAACAAAAAGTAAAGGGAGATGAACTTATTGAAAATATTAAACAAAATTCATTTTCAACCTGTTTTAATTTTAGCATAAAACGTTTGTTTTGAATATATTAGAGTGTGACAATCTTATTAAAATGATATGTTATGAATGAATATCAGTTAAAACAGCTCATTAAAAAAGGAGAATCGCGCATCCTAGAATTTAAACAGAGGGTAACAAAACCTGACCGTTTCGCAAAAACAGTATCATCTATTGCTAATACAAAAGGTGGAATACTCTTGGTCGGGGTAAATGATGACCATTCCATACAAGGAATTGACCCTTTTGAAGAACAGTTCGTCGCTGAAGAGATCATCAAGTTTAATATTCACCCTCCCCTCGAAGTTCGTTTCGACACCATTGAAACAGAAAACGGTTCAGTTCTTAAATTATCCATTCCTAATAGTCCGACCAAACCCCACAGAGCTTTATCCAAAAAAGGAGAATGGCGAACCTATGTTCGATTTAATGACAATAGTGTATTAATGTCTGAACGGGCACAAAAATTAGCTCAAAAAGAATCATCATCTAGACTCGCTAAGTTAAAAAGGAAATTATCAAGACAAGAGAAGTCGTTATTGGTTTATTTATATGAGAATGAAAAGATCACACTAAAAAGGTATTGCAAATTGGTCAACTTTTCAGAAAGAAGAGCCAGAAGAACATTAAATGAACTCATGTACTTCGGGCTACTTCGAGAATATACCATTGACAAGTCTATTTTCTATTCCTTAGGATAAAGGTTAGGGTTTACCAATGGGATCATGGCTAATACTAATGCCTGGACATAATATTCTGTTCTGCCTAAAGCACCAAAAGTAAGGGAACCGACAGCCCCTCCTTTACGTTTTGATCCATTTTCATTAAATACTTGATCGTTTGCATATCCTAATTCAATACCTTCTTCTACAAGTTGCTGTACTTTTGATGGAAGGTAGAATACTCCTGTTTGTCCTTTACCTATCGCATCATTTTGATCTATCACACACATCCAAGCAAAAGCATACATTTTTCCATCTTCATCTTTATCGATACCTCCTTCCATACCGACCCAATACTCTGCTTCTGGAATTTCCGACTTTGCATTCATTGCTCTATTTAATGCCCCTTGCCAAGTTTCTTTAGATGTCATTGGCTGATCAGAAACACCTGATGGAACATCTACCCCAATCACTTCGAATTGCTCATTTGGTAAAATTTTCTGCATTCCTTCTAGTGAAGCATTAATTTTTACAGGATTTTTTGAAGCAACTATTATTTTTTTATTCATTTTTTAAACAATTCTATTAAATTTGGCATTAGATCATACAAAATGATCCAAATGATAGATTTTCTTTCTTGAATTAATCGGTACAAACGTACTAAAACAAGTACGTACCTTCAAACACAACACAAAAGGTTATGTTAAAGAATCTTCTGATAAAAAATTACGCACTAATTGAGCACACAGAAATTACTCCTGACAATGGTTTAAATATTATTACTGGTGAAACTGGTGCAGGTAAATCCATTATGTTAGGTGCATTAGGTTTACTTAAAGGTGGTAGAGCTGATAGTAAAGCATTATTTGATACCTCTAAAAAATGTGTAATTGAAGGTAGCTTTGATATTTCATCATATAAGCTGAAAGAATCATTTAAAGATCTTGAGCTGGATTATGAAAAAGTAACCATTCTAAGAAGAGAGATCACTCCGAGTGGAAAATCAAGAGCTTTTATTAACGATACACCTGTACGCTTAGAAGTCATGCGTAAGGTGAGCGAGAAGCTGATGGACATTCACTCTCAACATGATACGTTACAATTAGGCTCTAATATCTATCAATTAAACCTTGTAGATTCTTATGGTAAATTAGAGGCTAAAGTTGAACATGTATTTGTTGCTTATAAAGAATACAGAAAGACAGCTCAGTCTTATCAACAACTTTTAGACGAATACAATCAAATCAAGGAAGAGTTCGAGTTCAATCAGTTCCAACTCAAAGAACTAGATGATGCAAACCTTGATGATGTCAATCAGGAAGAGTTAGAAAAAGAGCTTGAGATGTTAGAAAATGCTGAAAACATTAAAGTAGCTCTAAATACCGTATTAGAAACGCTTACCCGTTCAGACTTTTCTGCAGACACATCGATCTACTCAGCTATATCTGAATTAAATGGTTTAACCGATTACTCTAAGAAGTTAGAAGAGATTAGAGACCGATTAGATAGCTGTCATATTGAGCTCCGAGATATCATTACTGAAGTTGAAGGTGAAGAAGATAATCTTTTCTTTGATCAAGAACGTATTTTTATGATCAAGGAAACATTAGATGGTGTTTATGGACTTCAACAAAAACACAGAGTAAATGATCTACAGGAGTTAATCGAGAAACGAGAATCTATTCGTTCTAAAGTAGATAAAGTTGAAAGCTTTGATGAAGCACTTCTTGCTGCAGAAACAGAAAAGAAAGCCGCTTATGAAGCAATGATGGAAATTGCTGGAACATTATCGGAAGCCCGTAAGAAAGCGATTGAACCATTAGCTAACGAACTAAACAGCACACTTGCCGATTTAGGAATGCCTAACGGTCAAATAGTAATTGAACACCGAGAAACTGAACCAACAGTTATTGGTATCGATGAAGTTGAACTTTTATTCACAGCTAACAAAGGACGAGCGCCACAACCTCTAAGAGATGTAGCCTCAGGAGGTGAATTCTCTAGATTAATGTTAGCCATTAAATATATTCTTGCAAGTAAGACTTCTTTACCAACTATCATATTCGATGAGATCGATACGGGTATTTCTGGAGAGATAGCCATTAAAGTTGGGGCAATTATGGAAGAAATGGGTAAAAACCATCAGGTATTTACAATTAGCCATTTACCACAAATTGCTGCATTGGGTTCTAAACATTATTATGTTTACAAAGACCATGAAGGAAGTTCTACAGTGAGTAAAATCAGAACATTAAACCAAGAAGGTAGAGTTCAAGAAATAGCTCAAATGATTGGTGGATCGCAGCCTAGTGAAGGTGCAATTCAATCTGCAAAAGAATTAATTGGAATAAAGTAAAAAAATGAAAGGAAGTTCTAGAGGCAACCAACAAATTCGGTTTCACCGCTTCTAGGGCTTTCTACTTTAAAACTCAACATTTTATTTAATACATCAAGTTTTCCTGATAAAGATTCATTCTCTTCAGAACAATTAAGTTCGTAAAGGTCTGCATCCAAAGGTGTAGTAAGTAATTTCATTTCACCGCTTCCACATCCATCCATAATAATTTCCAAATGCAGCGTGTTACCTTCCGATAAGGTAATTGATGTTTGAGCATCCACCTCATACTTAAAATCATCGACAACTTTAAAAAGTTTACCAGTATAACAACCAGTTACCTTTGATAGTGTGTTCTCTTTAAGCTCTACCATAATTTATTGTGATAAGTAGTTTAATAAGAATAAAATAGCTTTATAAAAATAGTCCTCTAGTAAAGTATTGATTTGATTTGCTAGGAGAAAATTAAAGTCCTAACAAATATAGTAACTAATCTCCTACGACTCAACGAATTGTTATATTTTTTCAAGTTATTTTCATAAACTTGGATTTTTCGATGATCAAACCAACATGGCATACCTGTATTTACGTCTTTCTCAGTTTTTGAATAAAATTGTTCTTTGAAAAAATTGTAATAAATGCAACATACTATGTATGTTTGCAGCATTATTCTAACAGAACAATAATTTTAGTACATCATTTTTTTGAAATATGGACGCAATTAAGAGTACAGACTTAGCATTTGAGAATGCTACAAATGTCTACAAAGGTAAAGTGAGAGATGTATATTTCTTCGATGACAAGATTGGTATTGTTGCGTCGGACAGAATTTCTGCTTTTGATGTAATACTTGAGAGAGCGATTCCTTACAAAGGGCAAGTATTGAATCAAATTGCAGAAAAGTTCTTAAAAATGACAAGCGACATTGTCCCTAACTGGTTTGAGTCTGCTCCTCACCCAAATGTTCACATCGGTAAAAAGTGTGATGCATTTGCAGTAGAGATGGTTATCAGAGGCTATTTAGCTGGACATGCTTGGAGAGAATATCGTGACGGTAAAAGAGAGCTTTGTGGTGTACCTTTACCTGAAGGTTTAAAAGAAAACGACAAGCTTCCTCACCCAATCATTACACCTAGTACAAAAGCTACTGAAGGACATGATGAAGATATCTCTAGAGAGGAAATTCTTAAGCAAGGTATTGTTTCTGAAGAAGATTATAAAAAACTAGAAGAATACACTTACGCATTGTTTGCGAAAGGTCAAGAGTTTGCCAACGAGAGAGGATTAATCCTTGTTGACACGAAATACGAATTTGGAAAATTCAATGATGAGATCTTCTTAATAGATGAAGTTCATACACCAGATTCATCAAGATATTTCTATGCTGACGGCTACCAAGATAGACAAGATGCAGACGAACCTCAAAAGCAATTATCTAAGGAATTTGTAAGACAGTGGTTAATCGAAAATGGCTTTCAAGGAAAAGACGGTCAAAAACAACCTTTTATGTCAGATGAGTTTGTAAAATCTGTTTCTGATAGATATATTGAACTTTTTGAGAATATAACTGGCGAAAAATTTGAAAAGTCTTCTTATCAAGATATTGAAGAAGAAATTTTCAAATCAATCAAAAATCAATTAGGATAAACCTAAGATCCCTAGTATTTTTGTTATATTGCCATCCAAAATAATAAAAGACTATAAAGATATTATGAGATTTTCAGTCAATAAAAGCGAAAAATATACAGTACTTATTCCAGAAGAGGAAAAATTGGATTCTTTAAAGGCTCCTCAGTTAAAAGCTGAGATAGTTACAATGTTCCAATCAGGTACTGAAAATTTAATTATTGATCTTTCAAGCGTAAAGTATGTAGACTCATCTGGATTGAGCTCAATACTTGTTGCTAATAGATTAGCGAGCGAGGTAAATGGTCGTTTAGTATTAGCAGGCTTAAATGAGCATGTAATGAAATTAATTAAAATTTCGAAATTA is from Flammeovirga agarivorans and encodes:
- a CDS encoding STAS domain-containing protein; the protein is MRFSVNKSEKYTVLIPEEEKLDSLKAPQLKAEIVTMFQSGTENLIIDLSSVKYVDSSGLSSILVANRLASEVNGRLVLAGLNEHVMKLIKISKLESVLNLLPTVQEAIDSVFLHEIEKDIEGDEENN
- a CDS encoding phosphoribosylaminoimidazolesuccinocarboxamide synthase, with amino-acid sequence MDAIKSTDLAFENATNVYKGKVRDVYFFDDKIGIVASDRISAFDVILERAIPYKGQVLNQIAEKFLKMTSDIVPNWFESAPHPNVHIGKKCDAFAVEMVIRGYLAGHAWREYRDGKRELCGVPLPEGLKENDKLPHPIITPSTKATEGHDEDISREEILKQGIVSEEDYKKLEEYTYALFAKGQEFANERGLILVDTKYEFGKFNDEIFLIDEVHTPDSSRYFYADGYQDRQDADEPQKQLSKEFVRQWLIENGFQGKDGQKQPFMSDEFVKSVSDRYIELFENITGEKFEKSSYQDIEEEIFKSIKNQLG
- the yjjX gene encoding inosine/xanthosine triphosphatase, producing MNKKIIVASKNPVKINASLEGMQKILPNEQFEVIGVDVPSGVSDQPMTSKETWQGALNRAMNAKSEIPEAEYWVGMEGGIDKDEDGKMYAFAWMCVIDQNDAIGKGQTGVFYLPSKVQQLVEEGIELGYANDQVFNENGSKRKGGAVGSLTFGALGRTEYYVQALVLAMIPLVNPNLYPKE
- the recN gene encoding DNA repair protein RecN — its product is MLKNLLIKNYALIEHTEITPDNGLNIITGETGAGKSIMLGALGLLKGGRADSKALFDTSKKCVIEGSFDISSYKLKESFKDLELDYEKVTILRREITPSGKSRAFINDTPVRLEVMRKVSEKLMDIHSQHDTLQLGSNIYQLNLVDSYGKLEAKVEHVFVAYKEYRKTAQSYQQLLDEYNQIKEEFEFNQFQLKELDDANLDDVNQEELEKELEMLENAENIKVALNTVLETLTRSDFSADTSIYSAISELNGLTDYSKKLEEIRDRLDSCHIELRDIITEVEGEEDNLFFDQERIFMIKETLDGVYGLQQKHRVNDLQELIEKRESIRSKVDKVESFDEALLAAETEKKAAYEAMMEIAGTLSEARKKAIEPLANELNSTLADLGMPNGQIVIEHRETEPTVIGIDEVELLFTANKGRAPQPLRDVASGGEFSRLMLAIKYILASKTSLPTIIFDEIDTGISGEIAIKVGAIMEEMGKNHQVFTISHLPQIAALGSKHYYVYKDHEGSSTVSKIRTLNQEGRVQEIAQMIGGSQPSEGAIQSAKELIGIK
- a CDS encoding ATP-binding protein — encoded protein: MNEYQLKQLIKKGESRILEFKQRVTKPDRFAKTVSSIANTKGGILLVGVNDDHSIQGIDPFEEQFVAEEIIKFNIHPPLEVRFDTIETENGSVLKLSIPNSPTKPHRALSKKGEWRTYVRFNDNSVLMSERAQKLAQKESSSRLAKLKRKLSRQEKSLLVYLYENEKITLKRYCKLVNFSERRARRTLNELMYFGLLREYTIDKSIFYSLG
- a CDS encoding THUMP domain-containing class I SAM-dependent RNA methyltransferase, yielding MTAKTFFGLEEVLYNELINIGAKDVKKGRRAVTFKGDLEVLYKANLHCRTALKILMPIKEFKARNEQDLYEKVKKVNWAKYIDKDGTFAVDSTVWSETFRHSKFVALKVKDAIADHFMDVFRRRPNVDVKNPDIQVHIHVTKNDCILSLDSSGEALNRRGYRTEQKAAPLNEVLAAGLLILSGWKGDRPFLDPMCGSGTILIEAAMIASNTPPGLKRKFAFMKWPKYDRRLWNQVFREGKRARKEIEVPIVGSDIDRGAIEVAMANAGRSGLDEDLRISKQSFFERKAIGDNGVIVCNPPYGERIGSDIEELYKKMGDKLKQDFTGYDAWIFSGNMKAIKFVGLRPSQKIELYNGAIECRFAKYEMYRGGK